The Megalobrama amblycephala isolate DHTTF-2021 linkage group LG10, ASM1881202v1, whole genome shotgun sequence DNA segment cgcgcaatatggcggaataagtcccgccttctaaataagagccaatcgccgactggtaaagtcatcgcgtcacttcagcggccgttagaatcaccggtttctatagaaacagtcagacgcgcgcctcagaagagacgcgcatttaggtctgcgcatgcgcattagcttgatccagcctgaaaaatacagttttttgtcatgattcgagcgtttagaaactaaatttatgagccggttgttgttagatttcattggtgatttcaaatatgaaatttaatcgtaaggttggcgaacagttttggagaatttgatgtttccccattcaaagagattgcatgatgcccaggatgcccgagaagcgtttcaaagatggccgccgagtgaaatgacttgtcttaaagggactttgctacTACTTACTggattttgaatttttaatgcaGTTTTGTGTAAAATGTCTCAATGTTTGACTGTcacaaattgtttttttttttctagatggAGCACTTTTTTGCCCTGAACCCGAATGCAGGAGCAGGTGAGATGCCCAGGAAGCAGGCAATAGAGACTGTGAAGAACAATATTGAATGGATGCGACGGAACCAGGAGGAGATCCGAGTCTGGCTGGAGAACAATGTGATGGAAGACTCCAGCATCTGAACAGTTTTTCCCACATCCCACTAAATTTGTCAatgaattgctcagggcagcttGAAAATGAAACTTTAGCTAAGAGCCATAATTAAAAACACTCTCATGACAAAATAGTCTTGGATTCTGTTGCCATGacagttttaaaacatattttcttaGGCATTACAAATCCTTAGGCACTGTACATTGtttctttatttaatgtttctcAATATACatcaaattaattatttgtaatgtaaaataaatgtcataaaGGATGCTTATAAATTCAGGAATCTTTAAAACAAGTCATtgtgtaattgtttttattcaaattaaaacattttgagtACATACAGTATCAAGAACAACAATTTCACAAGATTTGTAGTAGACATAACAATGTAACAAGCATCAGATTAGATACTGAATTGCAAGGTTAAAGGAAGTCAATGTTAGTTGTTCAAGAACACTTTACATCCATAAAGGAATCATGCCCTAGTGGTGTTAAAACAGTGGAGCAGACAGAAAGCGTCCAGCGCTgatgttttatgaatgtttaaatatctGAATCGCTCTTCATTTAAGGGTTGAGTGGCACAGAAGACGCTGTCATTGGAAGCTGGTTGCTTATATTCATTCGCTGTCGTGTTTGACAACGTAACATTCCAGTGATGGCTCTCCTGAACCTGcagttaacaaatacaacttattaggaaggaaagaaaaggaaagaaagTGACAAGAAAGATGGGACAAGGAGGTCTTACTTTTTGTTGGCGATGACATAGATGCAAGGATTGTAAAAGGTGGAGGACTTGGCGAAGAGTGGGGCAATTATGGCCATTGGTGCTGGAATCTTTTTGGGGTCACCAAACGATGCCCACAAACACACAATCGAATATGGAGACCAGGCAGCCAGGAACATCACTATCATTATAATGGACATCTATAAAACAATTGAGGATTCAAGTTAAATGAAACCAGTGAGCACACAAAACCAGTCAAGCAGTGTATATTAGCATTATTTAGTCTATTGTATTTATGTTTTGATtcaggggctgtttacacataaaaattagaaatgttgctaTGGCTACTTAtcgaaataaaaaaagtttaaatgctaaaattactaaaactaaaaatgaaatataaattaaagctaaatagaaacattttataaaaacaaaattactaaacttgaactgaaattaaaatgaaaacattgttTACACAAGACGGTTTCTTTACACTAGAAACTATACTTTGTAtacgttttggccgttcatttgcACAACAATGGCATTTTGGGTGCCTGAACATGCAACCTTTTGAAAAGGGGTTACAaattgcaagtttttgaaaacaatgcaGTTATTAGTTTGTGTAAACTACAAgaatgcaaatttgtgaaagTAGTGAAGCCATGCGCATGtgtagtttttctttacaaagtgacattgccaactactggcctggcagcataatacattCTCTTTAGTCATTACGCAGATCCATGTATCATTTTGACAACTTTATTGTCTGTACGCAAAAAAACGCAAAAGATAAAACTTTTCcgttttagtacatcgttgtcgtgtaaacgtaccctaagaatttatttttacggtatgtttacacgacaacgatgtgtaaaaaaaaaaaaaaaaagatgacaaTGCTGTACGATCCTCATTGTTTGCACAGATCcacaaaaacaactaaaaatgctgtattattcatgccaggtcAGTTGCCGGCGATGTCacttaaaatcacaaaaaaaaaaaaatatgcgccTATACACTAAACACATAATATGCATGTAACGCGCATGActtcactgttttcacaaattcatgttttttatagtttataaggagccacatgacatgcaagaaaaaaaatctaatcgtgcgcacaatttactaattcgttccctcaatttactaaatcgtgcgcacaatttactaaaacttgcacacgatttactattttgttccctcgatttaaaaatcatgtgcatgatctATAAaacaagggaacgaaatagtaaatcgtgcgcacgttttagtacaTCGAGGGAATTAATTAATAAaccgtgcacatgatttagcctactattttttttcctgcatttcATGTCTAGGGCTCCATaagtttacacagagatgacaacggtatcattttcaaaaatgtgcactttattatcaattttcaaaagtttcccttttttttaggctcccaaaatgctgttgtcatataaatgaacggccaaaatgcataaaaagttttcagtttatAGTTGAAAACAGTCtcgtgtttcatgttttcattttaatttcagttcaagtttagtcattttattatgttttcataaaatatttctatttagctttaatttatatttatttcagttttagctttagtaattttagtaggCTACTGaaacttattttgtttaattaagtTACCAAGGCaatatttctaattttcatttaaggtttttaagttaaaaatgTTCATctattatttatgttttattttattttagctttatttaaattaattaaacagatttttaatgCTGTAAAGTATTTTCCTGCATCATATGTCTCcccaaaatcaaataaataaataaaaaatgtaaataaaatgaaataaaatttattttaaataaaatattgttacattcACCCTCATGTGAATGGGATTTtatggcataaaaaaaaaaaaaaaaaaaaaacttgcttgCCTTAGTGACATCCATCTGGTCAGACCAATCCATGTCGATGCTGTCTAAGCAGTTACTAACTTTGAACCTCTTCACTGTAACCGAGACGTTGTAGTAGCAGTAGAACATGACCGACAGTGGAATGATGAAGTTGACAATGATTACAGTCATTGTGTAGGACACAAAAGATCTAAAATCAAACAGGATTAGTTCCACTTGTAATCCCCTCTCCACTTTTAAGATCACAATCTGAAGGAAAAAGCTTTACAGAGTggtaaaactgataaaagactgGTGTCTTCACTCACGCGTCATTGTTTCTCCAGTTGATGGTGCATGTGGCTCCTGTGGGGTCAGGGGCATATCCTGCCCAACCAATGATGGGCATGGCTGACCAAAACACAGCATTCAGCCAAGCAGCCACAATTAGAAGCGTGTATGATAATGTTGACAGCTTCTGTCCtgtaacaaacaaacatgaatagATTTCCTACAGCATTTGGCACAAATGACATTCATTAGTGGTTCAGCTGTATGGACAGATTCATACCTACGTCAGGTCGACATATGGTAAGGTATCGGTCAATGGCAACCACAGTGAGCAGCCCAATACTGGCCATTCCGAAGAATATATTCAGGGCAGCATAGATCTGTAACAGAGGCAGCGAGTAATGTTGTTTACATGTAAGAAAGTAGGTTCTAGCGGAATTAAGCAAGGTGTGCTTTATActagattttaaaaagtttttattttttttatttttttttttctgggacACATCATTGACCTCAAACAATGCTACTTAGGGactgtttacacgacaccattttcaactaaatacagaattatgcgttttggccattcatttacacgacaatggcaTTTTGGGGGGCTGAAAACGCATACAcaagggtcagcgtacagtgcgTGTGACGTGAAattcgtcatcagaagagtatgcaAGTACTGTACGCGCACCACCGGATTCGcatgtaaaaaaattttttgcagtaattagtttgtccacaaggtggcaaccgtgccctgggGGCATCGATTCACAAGGAAGTCAAAGAAAACCTGCATAAACCTGTAAACCCAGGGCTTAAAGGGTaggcattcacatatcgcgcCTTTTGCATGCTCAAGttcgttatttcaaatgtaggtGCGTGACAAGCGTTCTCAAAATAGAAACGATGCACATGCGGGTGCGATAGCGTTTTCCAGGCACAGCTAGATgaaaaattctcaacttttcagaatgccacaagcgcaccgcaggtcacatgacaagaaccaaccgatCATCTTCAGCTTTTCCGTAACAACAtcgaaagctcagccgaacagctggtCATAGCTGTATAAGGCGGGTTTTTATTTCTCAaatccataaatatatctagtagtagagctaatgcaagggctagaaatcaatgaatcctttgctgaaacttcctcGTTGTTGTGGAGAGCGCAGTTCATGGTGGCATAGGAGCGCAAGCTCTTTGGAACAATGGAGAGTTTCCACATATTTTTAGATGcaatgtgaacggcccctaaaaGAATGCTTATGTGCGCAGGCGCGtatctttctttacaaagtgacattgccaactactggcctggcataataatacagcgtttttagtcattttcagaGATccgttttaaagggttagttcacccaaaaatgaaaatttctgtcattaattactcaccctcatgtcgttctacacccataagacctttgttcatcttcagaacacaaattatgatatttttgatgaaatccgatggctcagtgaggccttcattgacagcaagataattaacaccttcagatgcccagaaagctactaaaaacatatttaaaacatgtgactacagtggttcaactttattgttatgaagcgacgagaatacttttgtgcaccaaaatacaaaataacgacttttttcaacaatatctagtgatgggcgatttcaaaacactgcttcatgaagctttacaaatcttttgtttcgaatcagtggtttggagcatgtatcaaactgccaaagtcacatgatttcagtaaacgaggcttcgttacatcattaGTGTTTAAAACTTTTCagaatttcaatagttcacgtgactttggtagtttgatacacgctccaaaccactgattcaaaacaaatattcataaagcttcatgaagcagtgttttgaaatcgtggaaattgtggaataaagtcgttattttgttttgttttttggcacacaaaaagtattctcgttgcttcataaaattaaggttgaatcacattagtcacatgacctgttttaaatacgtctttagtagctttctgggcatctgaaagtgttcattatcttgctgtcaatggtggcctcactgagccattggattttatcaaaaatatcttaatttgtgttctgaagatgaacgaaggtcttacaggtgtagaacgacatgagagtgagtaattaatgacagaattttaatttggggtgaactaaccctttaactggaTCATCTGTACAAAAGAAAATCTTTTCCaattttagtacatcgttgtcgtgtaaacgtacccttagcTGTTACTATATTCACAATTTTGCTTAATTATACAATCAAAATGACTTTGTGTTTGCTGATGCGTTGTTTTGTCTAAAAATGGAGTAGGAGGTGCACACCTGGCAGCCCATGTATCCAAATTTCCAGCTCCCGTGCAGGTCCGAGGCTGCTGACATGGGGTAACCAATACCGGCTACGCCAATGTCAGTGAAAGCCAGATTAATGATGATAGCATTTGTGGCAGTGCGCAACTCTCTGAACTTCACAAACATCAGCAGCACCACAATGTTACTAGACAGACTGACCACTCCTGCcacgagagagagaaaggaggTTAAGACATCTGTGGACGTTGTCTCACACATATTTCATGTCCTTTCAAAACATTTCCCGTTTTCAGTTTCCCATTTTACACACACCCCTGCTGGTTACCTCACACGCCTGGCTGAATCTATAAATGTCAGTTTcaagaaatgtttaaaacattgtgtTGAATCTATTAAGcctacccagctaacaaaaatagcatatattctaagaatgttttgttaacgttcccattaagttatgaaaacgttatttatGAATGTTCCCTGAAAATTTCcaggttttaaaaatgttttattcttgGTTTTCCGAgagttaagggaacattccattttttaattttgaaaacattatgggaacattACTTTTTAATGTTCTCATACATTCTGAAATAAGCAGTAGCTAATGTTTAATGAACGTCTAGGACCCGTTTACACTTGTGCGTTTTCACTTTAAAACGCAtaaaggtgcggtcacactgcacttttcgttccattgacttccattcaaacgcatgcgaatgcgtcagaccggaaacacggcgtgtgtctcaatcagctccctagttcagtagtcagggcactgatcagggtatcagccacattcactttcattatatactgattcacgacctagggagctagggagctgattgagacacagggacaAGCTCGTGCGAAAAATTCCGCATTTCGCTgcgttccaaagttcaagtttggtgaactctgacctgcgaattcgcatcacgtgaagacgtgcgaccagtagaagatcgattcgtcacggcatgacctcttgcctgaattaaaagaattatatttttgcagtaaagtcgagtaggttctatatttttacattttgaatgtattactttaagttatgtgttgaattcgtgtttataaaaaagacaatGTAGACAGTGACATATCACGACCGTTACAGCATTCGAAAAAATGTCGCACATTCAAAGTCTAGTGTAACCGCGGCTTAAGTTTTGCTACGGTTACGCCTGTCGTTTACACTACGCCAGCACTTTCGAACCTCGAAAACGGAGACTTTTGAAGACGCTGCAGACCCCGTAGTTTGAAAACGCCGGGGTTGCGTTTCAGTATAAACAGACCAAAACAGAGAAAAGGATGGCGTAGCTGCCCACGTTCACTCTGCGTATCCTTGATGACCATGTAAACTATCACACAGAGACtgaaccaaagtccctttaacaaaagtcatttcactcggcggccatctttg contains these protein-coding regions:
- the rrh gene encoding visual pigment-like receptor peropsin isoform X1; the protein is MCDEEMTARFLNASAENVYDEKSAFSQTEHNIVAAYLITAGVVSLSSNIVVLLMFVKFRELRTATNAIIINLAFTDIGVAGIGYPMSAASDLHGSWKFGYMGCQIYAALNIFFGMASIGLLTVVAIDRYLTICRPDVGQKLSTLSYTLLIVAAWLNAVFWSAMPIIGWAGYAPDPTGATCTINWRNNDASFVSYTMTVIIVNFIIPLSVMFYCYYNVSVTVKRFKVSNCLDSIDMDWSDQMDVTKMSIIMIVMFLAAWSPYSIVCLWASFGDPKKIPAPMAIIAPLFAKSSTFYNPCIYVIANKKFRRAITGMLRCQTRQRMNISNQLPMTASSVPLNP
- the rrh gene encoding visual pigment-like receptor peropsin isoform X3 is translated as MRYGRISPAFKNKSQSPIGVVSLSSNIVVLLMFVKFRELRTATNAIIINLAFTDIGVAGIGYPMSAASDLHGSWKFGYMGCQIYAALNIFFGMASIGLLTVVAIDRYLTICRPDVGQKLSTLSYTLLIVAAWLNAVFWSAMPIIGWAGYAPDPTGATCTINWRNNDASFVSYTMTVIIVNFIIPLSVMFYCYYNVSVTVKRFKVSNCLDSIDMDWSDQMDVTKMSIIMIVMFLAAWSPYSIVCLWASFGDPKKIPAPMAIIAPLFAKSSTFYNPCIYVIANKKFRRAITGMLRCQTRQRMNISNQLPMTASSVPLNP
- the rrh gene encoding visual pigment-like receptor peropsin isoform X2 → MVIKDTQSERGQLRHPFLCFGVVSLSSNIVVLLMFVKFRELRTATNAIIINLAFTDIGVAGIGYPMSAASDLHGSWKFGYMGCQIYAALNIFFGMASIGLLTVVAIDRYLTICRPDVGQKLSTLSYTLLIVAAWLNAVFWSAMPIIGWAGYAPDPTGATCTINWRNNDASFVSYTMTVIIVNFIIPLSVMFYCYYNVSVTVKRFKVSNCLDSIDMDWSDQMDVTKMSIIMIVMFLAAWSPYSIVCLWASFGDPKKIPAPMAIIAPLFAKSSTFYNPCIYVIANKKFRRAITGMLRCQTRQRMNISNQLPMTASSVPLNP
- the rrh gene encoding visual pigment-like receptor peropsin isoform X4, producing the protein MVIKDTQSERVVSLSSNIVVLLMFVKFRELRTATNAIIINLAFTDIGVAGIGYPMSAASDLHGSWKFGYMGCQIYAALNIFFGMASIGLLTVVAIDRYLTICRPDVGQKLSTLSYTLLIVAAWLNAVFWSAMPIIGWAGYAPDPTGATCTINWRNNDASFVSYTMTVIIVNFIIPLSVMFYCYYNVSVTVKRFKVSNCLDSIDMDWSDQMDVTKMSIIMIVMFLAAWSPYSIVCLWASFGDPKKIPAPMAIIAPLFAKSSTFYNPCIYVIANKKFRRAITGMLRCQTRQRMNISNQLPMTASSVPLNP
- the rrh gene encoding visual pigment-like receptor peropsin isoform X5, whose amino-acid sequence is MFVKFRELRTATNAIIINLAFTDIGVAGIGYPMSAASDLHGSWKFGYMGCQIYAALNIFFGMASIGLLTVVAIDRYLTICRPDVGQKLSTLSYTLLIVAAWLNAVFWSAMPIIGWAGYAPDPTGATCTINWRNNDASFVSYTMTVIIVNFIIPLSVMFYCYYNVSVTVKRFKVSNCLDSIDMDWSDQMDVTKMSIIMIVMFLAAWSPYSIVCLWASFGDPKKIPAPMAIIAPLFAKSSTFYNPCIYVIANKKFRRAITGMLRCQTRQRMNISNQLPMTASSVPLNP